A stretch of Thermomicrobium roseum DSM 5159 DNA encodes these proteins:
- a CDS encoding RNA polymerase sigma factor, which produces MRSSVTPARLSLVLLLVLPSLGYLLLDDRPAPPHLFLHRIPPPLLHAGRRRRPPQEPPDPAEPAQPEQSPSRSAPDDTLFAGLYGEHVEHLRAYLRRLGVPPSLHDDLIQETFARAWAARAQLRDRAALTTWLNRIAQRCWFDWLRAQQLEYRAFGRVLREACPRAAEDWSADRLLVEQALAKLRDRDREILYLRWEAELGFDEIADLLGISPTAAQRRAHRALVRLRQALAQRDPTGGTGGAPAPS; this is translated from the coding sequence ATGCGGTCCAGCGTGACTCCAGCCCGGCTCAGTCTCGTCCTGCTCCTCGTCCTCCCGTCGCTCGGCTACCTGCTCCTCGACGACCGGCCGGCACCACCGCACCTCTTCCTCCACCGGATACCGCCACCGCTGCTCCACGCCGGCCGCCGGAGACGGCCACCGCAGGAACCCCCTGATCCCGCCGAGCCCGCTCAGCCAGAGCAATCCCCGTCCCGAAGCGCTCCCGACGACACCCTCTTCGCTGGTCTCTACGGCGAGCATGTGGAACACCTGCGAGCCTACTTGCGCCGCCTCGGTGTGCCGCCTTCCCTCCATGACGACCTGATCCAGGAAACGTTCGCGCGCGCCTGGGCAGCTCGCGCCCAGCTGCGCGACCGCGCAGCGCTGACCACCTGGCTCAACCGGATCGCCCAGCGCTGCTGGTTCGACTGGTTGCGCGCCCAACAGCTGGAGTATCGGGCGTTCGGCCGTGTACTCCGCGAGGCCTGCCCCCGAGCCGCCGAGGATTGGTCGGCCGACCGCCTGCTCGTGGAGCAGGCGCTGGCGAAGCTCCGCGACCGTGACCGGGAGATCCTCTACCTCCGCTGGGAGGCCGAGCTCGGGTTCGACGAGATCGCCGACCTCCTCGGTATCTCCCCCACCGCCGCCCAGCGCCGCGCGCACCGTGCGCTCGTGCGACTGCGGCAGGCGCTCGCCCAACGAGACCCAACGGGTGGCACCGGTGGTGCCCCCGCTCCCTCCTGA
- a CDS encoding MauE/DoxX family redox-associated membrane protein, translating into MQRSDMRAWARPRAGAALVLVLLLALGAALAARDRLAVAAPPGQALLVSLAGPAGTEIAILDLTTGAELNRVPHPDRAYREISLSPDGRRAAVVRSEPDTLAGQVLEIRSLPDWTLEAVLPLGLQAPPLADLATREPELLANPWLASAAFSADGKLAALAFYGGSGPIPQLIVTAYDLEKRTWASWAKGLGGTSYVWLFPSRERLLVVNRSVLPQWTNSLGDVFALDPQTGRVLAQQAIPRLITAYLPVRGQSAPSMAPGLAAPVLVGNQLWLVTDDLARLILDPRTLEIRSADPPLTRDLAAQFVALAGDWLVAFSTEASELLAIDAASWQLTATHRLPEEGFPYRWHLVGSDPAQHAVYLADIAEGCLWRFPLDSGTLSAPLACGLYLEFAYVTYYHWPAFSPGTAAPLGAIGLLRHLPESLAGTATALLAGTFLVAALGKIVSLGRLAHLVATVLPRFRRWARPAALGTVALELLTGVLLLLPGTQRAGLVLAATALLAFTAFAVVGARRAPGADCSCFGNLVPSKLGRATVLRNLVLLALVAVGWPATAAPSPPDLAIAAGLLLAVLAVSRLVAAAASLRRLSPGTEPRHAA; encoded by the coding sequence ATGCAACGATCCGACATGCGCGCTTGGGCACGCCCGCGTGCTGGTGCCGCGCTCGTGCTCGTCCTCCTGCTCGCGCTTGGGGCGGCGCTGGCGGCACGCGACCGGCTGGCCGTTGCTGCTCCCCCGGGCCAGGCGCTCTTAGTCTCGCTGGCTGGCCCAGCGGGGACGGAGATCGCCATCCTCGACCTCACGACCGGCGCCGAGCTGAACCGGGTGCCCCACCCGGACCGGGCCTACCGGGAGATCTCCCTCTCGCCGGACGGTCGCCGGGCAGCGGTCGTGCGCAGCGAGCCGGATACGCTGGCCGGCCAGGTGCTCGAGATCCGCTCGCTCCCCGATTGGACGCTGGAGGCCGTCCTGCCGCTCGGGCTGCAGGCTCCCCCGCTCGCTGACCTGGCGACCCGCGAGCCGGAACTGCTGGCCAACCCCTGGCTCGCCTCGGCCGCCTTTTCCGCTGACGGGAAGCTGGCCGCGCTCGCCTTCTACGGTGGGAGCGGTCCCATCCCCCAGCTCATCGTCACCGCCTACGATCTGGAGAAGCGAACATGGGCTTCCTGGGCGAAGGGCCTGGGCGGGACCAGTTACGTGTGGCTCTTCCCCAGCCGCGAGCGGTTGCTCGTGGTCAACCGCTCCGTCCTGCCGCAGTGGACCAACTCGTTGGGGGACGTCTTCGCCCTCGACCCGCAGACCGGCCGAGTGCTCGCCCAGCAGGCCATCCCGCGGCTGATCACCGCCTACCTGCCGGTACGCGGGCAGAGCGCGCCGAGCATGGCGCCCGGTCTCGCAGCCCCCGTGCTGGTCGGCAACCAGCTCTGGCTGGTCACTGACGACCTCGCACGCCTGATCCTCGATCCGCGCACGCTGGAGATCCGCTCCGCCGACCCGCCGCTCACCCGCGATCTGGCAGCGCAGTTCGTGGCACTCGCCGGTGACTGGCTGGTCGCGTTCTCCACGGAAGCCTCCGAGCTACTGGCCATCGATGCTGCTTCTTGGCAGCTGACCGCGACGCACCGGCTTCCGGAGGAGGGCTTCCCCTACCGCTGGCACCTGGTCGGTTCTGACCCGGCGCAGCACGCCGTGTACCTCGCTGATATAGCCGAGGGTTGCCTGTGGCGCTTCCCGCTCGACAGCGGGACACTCTCGGCACCGCTGGCTTGCGGGCTCTACCTGGAGTTTGCGTACGTCACCTACTATCACTGGCCGGCGTTCTCCCCGGGCACAGCTGCACCGCTGGGCGCGATTGGCCTGCTCCGGCACCTTCCCGAATCGCTCGCCGGCACCGCGACCGCCCTGCTCGCCGGTACCTTCCTCGTCGCCGCGCTGGGCAAGATCGTCTCCCTCGGGCGTCTCGCGCACCTGGTCGCGACCGTTTTGCCGCGGTTCCGCCGTTGGGCTCGCCCGGCTGCGCTCGGAACCGTCGCGCTGGAACTCCTCACCGGAGTCCTCTTGCTCCTACCAGGCACCCAGCGCGCTGGGCTCGTGCTCGCCGCGACCGCTCTCCTCGCCTTCACCGCGTTCGCCGTCGTCGGAGCCCGGCGTGCGCCGGGTGCGGACTGTTCCTGCTTCGGCAACCTGGTGCCCAGTAAGCTCGGCCGCGCCACCGTGCTCCGCAACCTGGTCCTGCTCGCGCTCGTCGCGGTAGGCTGGCCAGCGACGGCCGCGCCGTCCCCGCCCGATCTCGCCATCGCCGCCGGCCTGCTGCTGGCAGTGCTCGCGGTGTCGCGCCTCGTGGCCGCGGCGGCCAGTTTGCGCCGGCTCTCGCCGGGGACGGAGCCGCGGCATGCTGCCTGA
- a CDS encoding methylamine dehydrogenase light chain yields the protein MRQESESPERIAPTMTGSEPPPKARVSHPAHTPPSGGPTRRSWLRRALSAMFATGIFLFDPEPASAQSCSDWFRCNQRGCLCSCLGGSDSSCPPGTVSGTSSWYMCCYDTRRNRAFIVRYIDCCTTGSAPPCPTGYRCANGRPQNNWCGTGSVVCTRAVLVGTC from the coding sequence ATGCGTCAAGAGAGTGAGAGTCCCGAAAGGATAGCGCCGACCATGACAGGATCCGAGCCCCCACCGAAAGCGCGGGTGAGCCACCCAGCCCACACACCGCCTAGCGGCGGGCCCACCCGACGCTCGTGGTTGCGCCGTGCGCTCAGCGCCATGTTCGCGACCGGGATTTTCCTCTTCGACCCGGAACCCGCCAGCGCGCAGAGCTGCAGCGACTGGTTCCGCTGCAACCAGCGGGGCTGTCTCTGCTCCTGTCTGGGCGGGAGCGACTCCAGCTGCCCGCCTGGAACGGTCAGTGGTACGAGCTCATGGTACATGTGTTGTTACGATACACGGCGGAACCGAGCGTTCATCGTCCGGTACATCGACTGCTGCACGACCGGAAGCGCGCCGCCATGTCCGACGGGATACCGATGCGCGAACGGACGACCTCAAAACAATTGGTGTGGAACAGGCAGCGTCGTGTGCACGCGAGCGGTTCTCGTCGGAACCTGCTGA